The following proteins are co-located in the Bacillus pumilus genome:
- a CDS encoding YufK family protein: MKNTYLTGYFPLISILLFSSAFSIFTVGIITDFLTQAGILKGMLEFFSEQGIRLALFAACALIYFMILSALKLIADTVLELALLFFAKDPEGENLKKIRIASVVYLFASLLAFLLTQQLILLVGLFVLASLVYFIWVIVRIYQSLSMLNLIGFMMFILLFWATFLIGILYLFIKLYNSVMASLPA, from the coding sequence ATGAAAAATACATATTTGACTGGATATTTTCCGCTGATTTCTATTTTACTATTCAGCTCTGCTTTTTCGATTTTCACAGTAGGCATCATCACTGATTTCTTGACTCAGGCAGGTATTTTAAAAGGAATGCTGGAGTTCTTTTCAGAACAGGGCATCCGTCTTGCTCTTTTTGCCGCATGTGCACTTATTTATTTTATGATCTTATCTGCCTTAAAACTGATTGCAGATACGGTTTTAGAGCTGGCGCTACTTTTTTTCGCAAAGGACCCTGAAGGGGAGAACTTAAAGAAAATTCGGATTGCATCCGTTGTTTATTTGTTTGCCAGCTTACTTGCCTTTCTGTTGACGCAGCAGCTGATTCTGCTTGTGGGACTTTTTGTTTTAGCAAGTCTTGTTTATTTTATCTGGGTTATTGTACGCATTTATCAATCGCTCTCTATGCTGAATTTAATTGGATTTATGATGTTTATTTTGCTATTTTGGGCCACGTTTTTGATCGGCATTTTGTACTTATTTATTAAGCTTTATAACAGTGTGATGGCGAGTCTGCCTGCTTAA
- a CDS encoding thiol-disulfide oxidoreductase DCC family protein: MHSTHPPHLILFDGVCNVCSGAVQFVIKRDPNERMMFASLQSDTGQRILQEHGLPLDEFNSFIYIEEGTLYMKSTGILKAARHLTGIYRWSYLLLAIPRPIRDWFYQLIAKNRYKWFGQKTSCMMPTPDIQKRFLS, from the coding sequence ATGCATTCAACACATCCACCCCATTTAATTTTATTTGACGGTGTCTGCAACGTGTGCAGCGGCGCTGTTCAGTTTGTGATTAAGCGTGATCCGAATGAGCGGATGATGTTTGCTTCATTACAATCAGATACAGGGCAGCGAATTTTACAAGAACATGGTTTGCCTTTAGATGAGTTCAATTCATTCATTTATATTGAAGAAGGCACTCTTTATATGAAGTCGACAGGCATTTTAAAAGCTGCACGGCATCTAACAGGAATATACCGGTGGAGCTATTTGCTCCTCGCCATTCCGCGTCCAATCCGCGATTGGTTTTATCAACTGATCGCGAAAAACCGCTACAAATGGTTTGGTCAAAAAACATCCTGTATGATGCCTACACCCGATATTCAAAAACGATTTCTTTCATAA
- a CDS encoding MalY/PatB family protein: protein MNFDEQIIRKGSKSVKWDQAESLFLTTDALPMWVADMDFKAPQVVLDALKERLDHGVFGYAFQDQDTQQAVADWLKRRHGWTIQTDAVTFTPGIVTALSFAVQAFTAPNDEVVIQSPVYTPFYQMIERNGRTVSTNPLKIENNRYMMDFDDLEKKLSRPQAKLMFLCHPHNPSGRAWSKDELKRVGDLCVQHGVTVVSDEIHSDLMLSGKPHVPFASLSDNIANITVTCIAPSKTFNLAGLQASAIIISDEEKRTLFTNELQRNGLAKLNAFAIPAMEAAYRLGDEWLDSLVLYLENNMKIAMDYIDEHLPNMRYMKPDASYLLWLDIRDYQLTQAELKRNLLKKGKVILELGHVYGHEGDGFIRMNLGCPALTVKEGLKRLHQAFTLSTT, encoded by the coding sequence ATGAATTTCGACGAACAGATCATACGTAAAGGTTCAAAATCAGTGAAATGGGATCAAGCAGAGTCTTTGTTCCTCACAACAGATGCACTGCCGATGTGGGTGGCAGATATGGATTTTAAAGCGCCCCAGGTCGTCCTTGATGCATTAAAAGAACGATTAGATCACGGCGTATTTGGCTATGCATTTCAGGATCAGGATACGCAGCAGGCAGTGGCTGACTGGCTCAAAAGAAGACATGGATGGACGATTCAGACAGATGCTGTCACCTTCACACCAGGTATCGTGACGGCACTTAGTTTTGCTGTCCAAGCCTTTACAGCACCGAATGATGAAGTGGTCATTCAGTCTCCAGTGTATACGCCTTTTTATCAAATGATTGAAAGAAATGGACGTACTGTCTCAACCAATCCTTTAAAAATAGAAAACAACCGCTACATGATGGATTTTGATGATTTAGAGAAAAAACTAAGTAGACCACAAGCGAAGCTGATGTTCCTTTGTCATCCGCATAATCCTTCTGGGAGAGCGTGGTCAAAAGACGAATTAAAACGAGTGGGAGACTTATGTGTGCAGCATGGTGTCACAGTCGTTTCAGATGAGATTCATTCTGATCTGATGCTTTCCGGGAAGCCGCATGTGCCTTTCGCTAGTCTTTCTGACAACATAGCAAATATCACAGTGACCTGTATTGCGCCGAGTAAAACATTTAATTTAGCTGGGCTTCAGGCATCTGCCATTATCATTTCTGATGAAGAAAAAAGAACCCTTTTCACCAATGAATTACAAAGAAACGGGCTGGCCAAACTGAATGCATTTGCCATTCCTGCGATGGAAGCGGCATATCGTCTTGGAGATGAATGGCTTGATTCACTTGTTCTTTATCTCGAAAACAATATGAAGATTGCGATGGACTATATTGACGAACATCTTCCGAATATGCGTTATATGAAACCAGATGCTTCTTATTTATTGTGGCTGGACATTCGTGATTATCAATTGACTCAAGCGGAATTGAAACGGAATTTGCTAAAAAAGGGGAAAGTCATACTAGAGCTTGGACACGTGTATGGGCATGAAGGAGACGGCTTTATTCGGATGAATCTCGGCTGTCCTGCTCTAACGGTGAAAGAGGGTTTAAAACGCCTTCATCAAGCGTTCACTCTATCAACCACATAA
- a CDS encoding transglycosylase domain-containing protein: protein MARNLKKVSDLMFRAIIGWLLLAALIPLFVLTFYLSKEEAASVKPVNKVLDQKIKLEKIDFSQNSYMYDRDGSLISEIVSNDENRVFVKYDKIPDPVKELFLRSEDRNFYDHKGIDFMGVVRALAANVKNQGISQGASTITQQLSRNLYLSHERSFSRKFTELLYSYELERKFTKDEILESYLNTIYFSNGVYGVGSAANYYFDKPLSSLSLAQMAFISAIPNNPTLYDPLKQFKHTKKRQERLLGILKKDGVITKKQYKKAVKEKISLSLSEKKNLYPDYVTYANEEFTDLVSNQEGFTKRLKKAKTAGAKKAIQKELSEKVSALLQDGVKIYTALDPSLQQRAVYQLNTQLPYQGVEGGSAVINHETHQIVALAGGKNYKKFDFNYAYQAQRQPGSAIKPLLDYGPYIDQTGATASSTISAGKFCSSGYCPQNYNHKTYGTVTLETAFKNSYNTPAIRMLDTVGVKKGFSYLEKFSFEHIVADDYRLPSALGGFTKGFSPLEITDAYTVFGNQGAYTQSHSITKVTDLNGKTLYKWKESPKQVYSQRTNETMRKLLTSVVKSGTGKKANFNSPYIGGKTGTSNDYKDIWFVGLTDQYTMGVWVGRDRGTVESIYSSSPHLRIWKNTMQYAR, encoded by the coding sequence ATGGCTAGAAATCTGAAGAAAGTGAGTGACCTCATGTTTCGTGCAATCATTGGTTGGTTATTACTTGCTGCCCTCATCCCACTATTTGTTCTGACTTTTTATCTATCAAAGGAAGAAGCTGCAAGTGTAAAGCCTGTTAACAAAGTGCTTGATCAAAAAATCAAGCTGGAAAAGATAGATTTTTCCCAAAACAGTTATATGTATGATCGGGATGGTTCTCTTATCTCCGAGATCGTATCGAACGATGAGAACCGCGTTTTCGTGAAATACGATAAAATCCCTGATCCTGTGAAGGAGCTGTTCCTCCGCTCAGAGGACCGCAACTTTTATGACCATAAAGGCATTGACTTTATGGGAGTTGTTCGCGCCCTTGCCGCAAATGTCAAAAACCAAGGCATTAGCCAAGGAGCCAGTACCATCACACAGCAGTTATCCCGCAACTTATATTTAAGCCATGAACGTTCGTTCAGCCGAAAGTTTACAGAGCTGCTCTATTCCTATGAACTAGAGCGTAAATTCACTAAAGATGAAATTCTCGAAAGCTATTTAAATACGATTTATTTCAGTAACGGTGTTTACGGTGTGGGTTCTGCGGCTAATTACTATTTTGATAAGCCGCTTAGTTCTTTGTCGCTGGCACAGATGGCATTTATCTCTGCTATTCCAAACAACCCAACGCTGTATGACCCATTGAAACAATTCAAACACACAAAGAAACGCCAAGAACGGCTGCTCGGTATTTTGAAGAAAGATGGCGTCATCACCAAGAAGCAATACAAAAAAGCCGTCAAAGAAAAAATCAGCTTGTCCTTAAGTGAAAAGAAAAATCTTTACCCTGACTATGTGACATATGCCAATGAGGAATTTACCGATCTTGTGTCTAATCAGGAAGGCTTTACAAAACGATTGAAGAAGGCCAAAACAGCAGGAGCGAAAAAAGCCATTCAAAAAGAATTATCTGAAAAGGTCAGTGCCCTGCTCCAGGATGGCGTGAAGATTTATACAGCACTTGATCCTTCCTTACAGCAAAGAGCAGTCTATCAGCTCAATACTCAATTGCCTTATCAAGGTGTGGAAGGCGGATCAGCAGTCATTAACCATGAAACCCATCAAATTGTTGCACTTGCTGGCGGGAAAAACTACAAAAAGTTTGATTTCAACTACGCCTATCAAGCGCAAAGACAGCCCGGTTCTGCGATTAAGCCGCTTTTAGACTATGGTCCTTATATTGATCAAACCGGGGCAACGGCTTCAAGCACCATCAGTGCCGGCAAGTTTTGCAGCAGCGGATACTGTCCGCAGAACTATAATCATAAAACGTATGGAACGGTCACACTTGAAACAGCCTTTAAGAATTCTTACAATACCCCTGCAATCCGAATGCTGGATACAGTCGGTGTCAAAAAAGGCTTCAGCTATTTAGAGAAATTCTCATTCGAGCATATTGTAGCGGATGATTATCGTCTTCCTTCTGCACTTGGAGGATTTACGAAAGGCTTCTCACCGCTAGAAATAACGGATGCGTATACCGTCTTTGGCAATCAAGGTGCCTACACGCAAAGTCATTCAATCACAAAGGTGACAGACTTAAACGGCAAAACCCTTTACAAGTGGAAGGAATCGCCGAAGCAAGTGTATTCTCAGCGTACAAATGAAACGATGCGCAAACTGCTTACCTCCGTTGTGAAAAGTGGAACAGGAAAAAAAGCGAATTTCAATTCCCCATACATCGGTGGTAAAACGGGGACATCCAATGACTACAAAGACATTTGGTTTGTTGGGCTGACCGATCAATACACAATGGGTGTATGGGTCGGAAGAGATAGAGGAACGGTTGAATCCATTTATAGCTCAAGCCCGCACTTACGTATTTGGAAAAATACGATGCAATACGCCAGATAA
- the malK gene encoding malate sensor histidine kinase MalK produces MKKTLRLQTRLTIFVCIVVLISLCITFFTIWSETAKNIHQQERDIALSTAKMVAEAPITAESLENHSYSALREYTTSVQQITKTEFVVVMDMNGIRKTHPNPQKIGKPFAGGDEKPALHGKEHISTASGTLGRSMRAFVPVYDQNGKQLGAVAVGITLKEIDLIIHQSLLPLYFVTSLSLLSGIIGALIVARKVKKIMFGLEPDEIATLLKERSAMLESTKEGILAVDQHGKIKLANLEAKRLFHNMGIQVDPREQDVQTLLPSSGLKQVIETRKPLLDRDVRMNGLELVFNEVPITVKGEIVGAIATFRDKTEVKHLAEQLSGVKMYANALRAQSHEFMNKLHVILGLVQLKNYEDLGTYIKDIAIYQQTETNEIINHVKNSVLAGFLLGKQSYIREQGATLEVICSTQVPNTEDPAVTHDLITVIGNLLNNALDAVSHTEIRNISISFRYVQEQLHIEITDTGVGLTKEEQNIMFDQGFSTKGEDRGFGLYFVDQSIKKLNGHMIVTSEKGEGTTFSLRIPYKQKEDSHD; encoded by the coding sequence GTGAAAAAAACTTTAAGACTGCAAACACGGCTGACGATCTTTGTCTGTATCGTTGTCCTGATCTCCCTTTGTATCACATTCTTTACGATATGGTCGGAAACAGCCAAGAACATTCATCAACAGGAACGTGACATTGCCCTCTCCACTGCCAAAATGGTCGCAGAGGCACCGATCACGGCGGAATCATTAGAAAATCATTCATACTCAGCACTGCGTGAATATACAACAAGTGTTCAGCAAATCACCAAAACTGAATTTGTTGTCGTCATGGATATGAACGGCATCCGCAAAACACATCCGAATCCGCAAAAGATCGGGAAGCCGTTTGCTGGCGGTGATGAAAAACCGGCATTACACGGTAAAGAACATATTAGTACGGCTTCTGGAACACTAGGCAGATCCATGCGTGCTTTTGTTCCTGTTTATGATCAAAACGGAAAGCAGCTCGGGGCTGTAGCAGTAGGGATTACGTTAAAGGAAATTGATTTGATTATTCATCAAAGCTTACTTCCGCTCTACTTCGTCACATCACTTAGCCTTCTGTCTGGCATTATCGGTGCACTCATTGTTGCGCGAAAAGTGAAGAAGATTATGTTTGGGCTGGAGCCGGATGAGATCGCCACATTATTAAAAGAAAGAAGCGCCATGCTAGAATCAACAAAAGAAGGCATTCTTGCCGTTGATCAGCACGGTAAGATTAAGCTCGCCAATCTAGAAGCCAAACGCCTCTTTCATAATATGGGCATTCAAGTTGATCCTAGAGAACAAGATGTTCAGACTCTCCTCCCTTCAAGCGGCTTAAAGCAAGTGATTGAAACACGCAAGCCTCTGCTTGATCGTGACGTGAGAATGAATGGACTGGAACTTGTCTTTAACGAGGTGCCGATTACGGTAAAAGGTGAGATTGTTGGGGCGATTGCTACCTTCCGTGACAAAACAGAAGTCAAACACCTCGCTGAGCAGCTAAGCGGCGTCAAGATGTATGCCAATGCCCTTCGTGCCCAGTCACACGAATTTATGAACAAGCTTCATGTGATTTTAGGATTGGTCCAGCTCAAAAATTACGAGGACCTTGGCACCTATATCAAAGATATTGCGATTTATCAGCAAACAGAAACAAATGAAATCATCAACCATGTGAAAAACTCTGTCTTAGCAGGATTTTTACTAGGAAAACAAAGCTACATCAGGGAACAAGGCGCTACCTTAGAAGTCATTTGCAGCACACAAGTCCCAAACACAGAGGACCCAGCAGTGACGCATGATCTCATTACCGTTATCGGCAACTTGTTAAATAACGCACTCGATGCTGTTTCTCATACAGAAATCAGAAATATCTCGATCTCATTCCGATACGTCCAGGAGCAGCTTCATATTGAAATCACGGACACAGGTGTCGGTCTGACAAAAGAAGAACAGAACATCATGTTTGATCAAGGCTTTTCAACAAAAGGAGAAGACAGAGGATTCGGTCTCTACTTCGTTGACCAAAGCATCAAAAAATTGAACGGACATATGATTGTCACGAGTGAAAAAGGAGAAGGAACGACCTTTAGTCTCCGCATTCCGTATAAACAAAAGGAGGATTCACATGATTAA
- a CDS encoding MFS transporter, with amino-acid sequence MWFVNFFVSASITMIVPFLSLYIESLDSSYSNEFVQRWSGYVFGVTFLTAFLISPIWGRIGDRHGYKKILLINGIGIATSILLMGLVQTVYQLFALRLFMGLVTGFISTSMALISAQTEKATAGKTLGTMQMSNVAGGLFGPLMGGLMADSVGFIYTFFLTAAVIYVSAIVIIFGVKEQPIRSKEAKRVSYSRKDVIVHIFKQPLLVVTMLLTFITQVGNFSIQPLLALYIHDLHGPVNLAFYAGLAFSATGLGNLLFTRKWGDLGDRIGHDKVLLALLILSSILFIPQAMADSYVMLVIFRFLYGMALGGIIPCTTAYIRIKAPASMQGEVLGYNVSFRFLGNVVGPVIGGIVASHYGIPAVFYVTAVIFLFGALFLWGVRSHSKAKERSV; translated from the coding sequence ATGTGGTTTGTGAACTTTTTTGTATCTGCCAGCATTACAATGATCGTCCCTTTTTTATCACTTTACATAGAATCTCTTGATAGCAGCTATTCGAATGAATTTGTCCAAAGATGGAGCGGCTATGTCTTTGGGGTCACGTTTTTAACGGCCTTTCTGATTTCTCCAATTTGGGGACGGATTGGTGACAGGCACGGCTATAAAAAGATTTTGCTGATTAACGGCATTGGGATTGCCACAAGTATTCTATTAATGGGGCTTGTTCAAACCGTTTATCAGCTATTCGCACTGCGGCTCTTCATGGGGCTTGTAACAGGCTTTATCTCTACTTCAATGGCGCTGATTTCTGCTCAGACTGAAAAGGCAACTGCCGGTAAAACATTAGGAACCATGCAGATGAGTAATGTCGCCGGAGGATTGTTCGGTCCATTAATGGGCGGACTCATGGCAGACAGCGTTGGCTTCATTTATACGTTTTTCTTAACAGCCGCTGTCATTTATGTGTCTGCTATTGTCATTATCTTCGGTGTGAAGGAACAGCCGATTCGGTCAAAAGAAGCAAAGCGCGTTTCTTACTCACGAAAAGATGTCATCGTTCATATTTTCAAACAGCCTTTGCTTGTGGTCACGATGCTTTTAACGTTTATTACGCAAGTGGGGAACTTTAGTATTCAGCCACTTTTAGCTTTATACATTCATGATTTGCACGGCCCAGTCAATCTCGCCTTTTATGCGGGACTGGCGTTTTCTGCAACAGGACTTGGAAATTTGCTGTTTACGCGAAAATGGGGAGATCTTGGAGATCGAATCGGACACGATAAGGTGCTGCTTGCCCTTCTCATCCTCTCCTCTATTTTATTCATCCCGCAAGCAATGGCGGACTCCTACGTGATGTTAGTCATTTTCCGTTTTCTATACGGGATGGCACTAGGCGGGATTATTCCGTGTACGACGGCGTATATTCGAATCAAAGCACCTGCCTCCATGCAAGGGGAAGTGCTCGGATACAATGTCAGTTTCCGATTTCTCGGGAATGTCGTCGGTCCAGTCATTGGCGGCATTGTAGCGAGCCATTACGGGATTCCAGCTGTCTTTTATGTGACTGCCGTCATTTTTCTTTTTGGCGCGTTATTTTTATGGGGGGTTCGCTCACACTCAAAGGCAAAAGAAAGGAGTGTCTGA
- a CDS encoding kinase-associated lipoprotein B, protein MTDIQIGQVVKGFYKTGVYVGEVTAVKPSTYLVQVKAVLTHPTQGDLHHPKEADVPFFQERRALAHREQTNIPHHMVKPYDGDIPDYQSSLKEAVDKLKKALSADDSKWAEKSRACLSSLEKDYFPEDAR, encoded by the coding sequence ATGACAGACATTCAAATTGGACAAGTTGTGAAAGGTTTTTACAAAACAGGTGTTTACGTTGGGGAAGTGACCGCAGTTAAACCATCGACCTATCTCGTGCAAGTAAAAGCGGTTCTGACACATCCCACTCAAGGCGACCTGCATCATCCTAAAGAAGCAGACGTGCCTTTTTTTCAGGAGAGGCGAGCTTTGGCCCATAGAGAACAGACGAATATCCCTCATCATATGGTGAAGCCTTACGATGGCGACATACCCGATTATCAATCGTCACTGAAAGAAGCCGTAGACAAATTGAAAAAAGCGCTTAGTGCGGATGATTCCAAATGGGCTGAAAAATCAAGAGCGTGCCTATCTTCTCTTGAAAAAGATTATTTTCCAGAAGACGCCCGCTAA
- a CDS encoding DUF1871 family protein: MKDSQAVEEMIQFIKAWDPFHYGEDFYETEPADVISALYDAENPLSLAKEIQAIYHHSFEQLLPIESCQDIANQLFVIRDSSFCSR; the protein is encoded by the coding sequence ATGAAAGATAGTCAAGCTGTAGAAGAGATGATTCAATTCATTAAGGCATGGGACCCTTTTCATTATGGAGAGGACTTTTATGAAACGGAGCCTGCTGACGTCATCAGTGCATTATACGACGCAGAGAACCCGTTATCTTTAGCAAAAGAGATTCAAGCCATTTACCACCACTCATTTGAGCAGCTTCTTCCGATAGAGAGCTGTCAAGATATAGCGAATCAGCTTTTTGTCATAAGAGACAGCAGCTTCTGCTCACGCTAA
- the kapD gene encoding 3'-5' exonuclease KapD: MEQKTLLVVDFEFTMPDGKYHPQNFFPEIIEAGVVKATSETIIDTFSSYVKPKKFPKLTKRCKTFLGITQQDVESGISFEAFIEKLVSLDGGEDCEIITWGNMDMKVLKQNCMLNHIAFPFKGKLRDLAFEYKTFFGDRTLTGLRKAAKEYGSEGAGKHHKALDDAMTTYQLLTLFEKDRAYVENPQTTKIGELIDFSHFFDSTD, from the coding sequence GTGGAACAGAAGACGCTGCTTGTGGTCGATTTTGAATTTACGATGCCTGATGGGAAATATCATCCACAAAATTTTTTCCCTGAAATTATTGAAGCTGGGGTAGTGAAAGCAACAAGTGAAACGATCATAGACACCTTCTCAAGCTACGTCAAACCGAAAAAGTTCCCGAAGCTGACAAAGCGTTGTAAAACTTTTCTCGGAATTACGCAGCAGGATGTAGAGAGCGGGATTTCATTTGAGGCGTTTATCGAGAAGCTCGTGTCACTTGATGGGGGCGAAGACTGTGAAATTATCACGTGGGGAAATATGGACATGAAGGTATTGAAGCAAAACTGTATGCTCAATCACATTGCCTTTCCTTTTAAAGGAAAGCTGCGGGACCTCGCTTTTGAATATAAAACCTTTTTTGGTGATAGAACACTTACAGGGCTGCGAAAAGCGGCAAAGGAGTACGGCAGTGAAGGAGCTGGTAAGCATCATAAAGCACTCGATGATGCCATGACCACTTATCAGCTGTTAACCCTTTTTGAAAAAGACAGAGCCTATGTGGAAAATCCGCAAACAACCAAAATTGGTGAACTCATCGATTTCTCTCACTTTTTTGATTCGACTGATTAG
- a CDS encoding alpha/beta fold hydrolase — protein MDIVQPAYMKSKFGLDIYYEHYPNVGKKTLILIHGLFSSTFSYRKLIPLLKQDFNLIAIDLPPFGQSEKSNTFIYSYRNMGKIIIELAGYLQIQHAILVGHSMGGQIALYAASERPDLFEKAVLLCSSGYLNKSKRSLVYSTYIPYFYLFLKRQLLKQGIMKNLTAVVHDHSIIDQEMVDGYLKPFSDDKIFRGLLRLVRHREGDLTSDVLKKMETPVLLIWGKEDRIVPIQVGERLHKDLPHSTLHALKKTGHLIPEENPVFVSDQIGNFSLS, from the coding sequence GTGGACATTGTACAGCCAGCTTATATGAAAAGTAAATTCGGTTTAGATATCTATTACGAACACTATCCAAATGTGGGAAAGAAGACATTGATCTTAATTCACGGTCTCTTCTCTTCTACTTTCAGCTATCGAAAGCTCATCCCGCTTCTGAAACAAGATTTCAATTTAATTGCGATCGATCTGCCTCCATTTGGGCAGTCCGAGAAGTCGAATACCTTTATCTACAGCTATCGCAACATGGGCAAAATCATTATTGAACTAGCCGGTTACTTGCAGATTCAGCATGCGATTCTAGTCGGTCATTCAATGGGCGGACAAATTGCCTTATACGCTGCCTCTGAACGCCCAGACCTATTTGAAAAGGCGGTACTTTTATGCAGCTCAGGGTATTTGAATAAGTCCAAAAGATCGCTTGTTTACAGCACTTATATTCCTTATTTTTATCTATTTCTAAAAAGACAGCTTTTAAAGCAAGGCATTATGAAAAATTTAACCGCTGTTGTGCATGATCATTCGATTATTGATCAAGAGATGGTGGACGGATATTTAAAGCCTTTTTCTGATGATAAAATTTTTAGAGGTCTTTTACGTTTGGTACGGCACCGAGAAGGTGATTTGACGTCAGATGTCCTAAAAAAAATGGAGACACCCGTGCTGCTCATTTGGGGCAAGGAGGATCGGATCGTTCCCATTCAAGTAGGCGAAAGACTGCACAAAGATTTGCCGCACTCGACCTTACATGCATTAAAAAAAACCGGGCACCTCATTCCTGAGGAAAATCCGGTCTTTGTGTCTGATCAAATCGGCAATTTCAGCCTGTCTTAG
- a CDS encoding sensor histidine kinase — MEMFKDFLLHVSFILFPIFLYHALWLSRTPAHFPKRNKLLITIFASISSALCIMYPVGSILDLQTGLQSIPLVLAILYGGYTAGIVAILFSSIVKFVMYGSFLWVGLIVVPIYFFIPFLFYRKWHQYSKMKKLLYGVLIGLSKGIFIYIGLFVVSLMEYSPAFIMQQKFLELFFSTLYYIFFLVLSIYSIEFVKENAQMRTQLVQSEKLTIVSELAASVAHEVRNPLTVVRGFIQLLFSSDNAKEPSTNKDYKNLVLSELDRAQDIITSYLDIAKQNYYQIESLNLSKLLEECASLMTSYANFKSVTIHQSIEPDLYIQGDETKIKQVMINLIKNAIEAAPDHEGKIELFASKENHKICLYFVDNGVGMTENQMKKLGEPYYTLKNKGTGLGLTVTFSIIENHHGTIRFKSSLQSGTTVTVKFPEDTRRK; from the coding sequence ATGGAAATGTTCAAGGATTTTCTGCTCCATGTATCTTTTATTCTATTTCCAATCTTTTTATATCATGCGCTATGGCTAAGCCGGACCCCTGCTCATTTCCCAAAAAGGAATAAACTGCTCATCACAATATTTGCATCCATCTCTTCAGCACTATGTATTATGTATCCAGTTGGTTCGATTTTAGATTTGCAGACTGGGCTTCAATCGATTCCCCTTGTACTTGCCATTTTATACGGAGGGTACACTGCTGGAATCGTCGCTATCTTGTTTAGCTCCATTGTCAAATTCGTGATGTATGGCTCTTTCTTATGGGTTGGACTCATCGTTGTACCGATTTACTTTTTCATCCCTTTCCTGTTCTACCGAAAATGGCATCAATATTCGAAAATGAAAAAGCTGTTATACGGAGTACTCATTGGTCTGTCCAAAGGAATCTTCATTTACATTGGACTGTTTGTGGTCAGCTTAATGGAATACAGCCCAGCTTTTATTATGCAGCAAAAGTTCCTTGAGTTATTTTTCTCAACTCTTTACTACATATTCTTTCTTGTGCTAAGTATCTATTCCATTGAATTCGTCAAAGAAAATGCGCAAATGAGAACACAGCTCGTCCAGTCAGAAAAGCTGACCATTGTAAGTGAACTCGCTGCAAGTGTCGCCCATGAAGTACGCAATCCGCTTACAGTTGTGAGAGGGTTTATTCAATTGCTTTTTTCTAGCGACAATGCAAAAGAACCGTCGACCAATAAAGATTATAAAAACCTCGTTCTGTCCGAGTTAGATCGCGCGCAGGACATTATCACGAGTTATCTTGATATTGCAAAACAAAACTATTATCAAATTGAATCTCTCAATCTGTCTAAATTACTTGAGGAATGTGCATCACTGATGACATCCTATGCGAATTTTAAATCGGTCACGATTCATCAATCCATTGAACCAGACTTATACATTCAAGGTGATGAAACGAAGATCAAGCAAGTCATGATTAATTTAATCAAAAATGCGATTGAAGCAGCCCCCGATCACGAAGGGAAAATTGAACTTTTTGCTTCAAAAGAAAATCATAAAATATGCCTTTATTTCGTTGATAACGGTGTAGGCATGACAGAAAACCAAATGAAAAAGCTTGGCGAACCATATTACACCTTGAAAAATAAAGGGACTGGACTTGGGCTGACAGTGACTTTTTCTATCATAGAAAATCACCATGGAACCATTCGTTTCAAAAGCTCGCTGCAGTCTGGTACAACAGTCACCGTGAAGTTTCCTGAAGACACAAGGAGAAAATGA